Genomic segment of Fibrobacter sp.:
AAGTCAACAAAAAAGGGTGGCGAAGCCACCCACACATGTTGATGAAGAGCCTTTTATTGTTTAAAATTTCTAGATCCCTCGACTGAGCTCGGGATGACACAAAAGTTGACGAGCTCGGGATGACACGAAAAAAAGCCGCATGGCATAGGCCACGGGCTTATAAAGCGCATCTGCAAGTAAATTTCTAGTTACATAGGGGGGGGGGTAACGGACTTGCGGACCTGCTCAACAGAGGCACAGCCAGCAAAAGAGACCGGGGCGGCCTCCACAAAGTTCAATCCATTACATGCGACTATATTCATTTGGTACAAATATAGTCACCCGTAAGATTTTTGTAAAGATTGATTTGTAGTTAAACAAATTCATGCGTAAATACGCAAAAATTTTAGCATACATCACTGCGAATGCTGCTTTTATTGCCCACTTGACGCACATTGAATATTTGTGTATATTATTGCAAAAAAGTTATCATAAATATTCATCACTATGTCAGAGAAATCGATAGTTCTAGATCTTGCAACAAAGCAAAATGGCGTTGTTACTGCAAAAGACGCTGCTCTTCTCGGAATTCCGTGCAGAGCGTTGTTTGACTGTGTTAAAGACGGTATGCTGCTTCGAGACAATCGTGGCGTGTACATAGTGCCCGACCATTTTTCCGACGAGTTCCTTACCGCCCAATACAAGTATCCAAAGGGAGTTTTCTCATTCAACACGGCGCTCTATCTATGGGGGCTTAGCGACCGTGTTCCACAACAATTGGAAATGACATTCCCAAAGGGGTACAACACGTCTGCAGCAAAAAAATTCGGCATCGCCTGCAAAATCCTAGTACAAGACAGATACGATGCAGAAATCAGCTCCGCAAAGACGCCCAACGGCAACATGGTCCGAGTCTATAGCATCGAGCGAGCTTTGTGCGACATGCTCAAATACAAGGGTGACCCCGAACTTTTCTTGAACGCCATAAAGGTGTACATGGCGAGCGCCGACAAAAACTTGAACAAACTTTTTTCAATCGCGAATTCGTTCGGCATGCATGATAAAATCCGCCCCTATGTGGAGGCACTCCTATGAACGCTATCAATGTGATGCAGTTGAAAAACAGCAACACTTTGTCATAGGAAGCTGGACGAAAATTCCATTAGAGAAATGCTCCAGGAAATCGTTCAAATTGATTTAGACGACGGTTTTTCCTTCAGCATTAAAGGAATCGAAACGATTCGTGAAAAGAATCAATATTCAGGCCTTAGAATTCATCTGAACGCAATTTGCCAAACACTTTCGATTCCGTTTGCTATGGATGTAACTGTCGGCGACAGGATCACGCCGCATGAAATCGAGATGTCGTTCCCGTCCCTGTTCGGCAATACCGCAACAACGCTCAGGTCCTACAACTTGGAAACGCTATTGGCGGAAAAATTGAACGCAATTCTCGTCATGGGCGTCGCGAATACAAGGATGAAAGACTTCTTCGACGTCCATTCCATTTGGCAAATGCTGGCGAACG
This window contains:
- a CDS encoding nucleotidyl transferase AbiEii/AbiGii toxin family protein, with amino-acid sequence MLQEIVQIDLDDGFSFSIKGIETIREKNQYSGLRIHLNAICQTLSIPFAMDVTVGDRITPHEIEMSFPSLFGNTATTLRSYNLETLLAEKLNAILVMGVANTRMKDFFDVHSIWQMLANEISVETLSIAITETANFRNNAAVLNDASEILRSIKDSEILAEYWQRYQKTFSVANRYSFAEVCATIEAIVKQISTAD